From the uncultured Fretibacterium sp. genome, the window CAAAACAGTGTTAGACTTCACTTGATTAGCCTGCTTGGCCGAAAAGCATTCCCTGCAGGGCGCAATAACATTGTGCCATGCTTTTCTTTGTTCCGCTTCGGTGGGGATAAATCGGGAGCTGCGGACGAGGCGGAAAGGAAGAGGAGGATTTGTCCATGACTATCCAGGAGGAAAAGCGGCTTTTGCGGAAAACTATCCGTGAGGCCGAGGTGGAATTGCCCGATGCCTACTGGGCGCAGACCAGCGGGGCGATCTGCGCCCGGCTGGCGGCCATGCCGGAGTACCTGTCTGCGCGGACGGTATTCTGTTTTGTCGGGACCGGCCGGGAGATCGATACCCGTACATTTCTGGAGAACGCGCTGCACGACGGAAAGCAGCTCTGCGTGCCCCTGTGCATTCGCATGGGGGTGATGGAGCTGCGGCAGATCGATGCCAT encodes:
- a CDS encoding 5-formyltetrahydrofolate cyclo-ligase; translated protein: MTIQEEKRLLRKTIREAEVELPDAYWAQTSGAICARLAAMPEYLSARTVFCFVGTGREIDTRTFLENALHDGKQLCVPLCIRMGVMELRQIDAMSRLAPGAYGIPEPTRETPLIGTDEVDFAVVPCLSCSHSGLRLGKGGG